In Camelus dromedarius isolate mCamDro1 chromosome 24, mCamDro1.pat, whole genome shotgun sequence, one genomic interval encodes:
- the UPK3B gene encoding uroplakin-3b isoform X1, whose translation MGAPGQAPRAGAPAGVIGLGSPPPLTGRGSPRGSRSWTLTPVSTATELIPYTPQITAWDLEGKVTATTFSLEQPRCVLDGHASAANTVWLVVAFSNASRDFQNPQTLAEIPASPRLLTDGHYMTLPLTLDQLPCEDPVGGSRRAPVLRVGNDTSCLADFHQPPYCNAPLPSPGPYRVKFLLLDPRGSPQAETRWSDPIALHQGKSPGSIDTWPGRRNGDMIVITSILSSLAGLLLLAFLAASTTRFSSLWWPEEAPEQLHIGSFMGKRYMTHHIPPSEAATLPVGCEPGLEPLPSLSP comes from the exons ATGGGTGCGCCTGGCCAGGCCCCAAGGGCTGGGGCACCTGCTGGAGTGATTGGACTTGGGAGCCCACCCCCTCTAACTgggagaggcagccccaggggcagCAGGTCCTGGACCCTCACACCTGTCTCCACAGCCACAGAGCTCATCCCCTACACGCCGCAGATAACAGCCTGGGACCTGGAAGGGAAGGTCACGGCCACCACGTTCTCCCTGGAGCAGCCGCGCTGTGTCCTGGACGGGCACGCCAGTGCTGCCAACACCGTCTGGCTGGTGGTGGCCTTCAGCAACG CCTCCAGGGACTTCCAGAACCCACAGACACTGGCTGAGATCCCAGCCTCCCCAAGGCTGCTGACCGATGGTCACTATATGACACTGCCCCTGACCCTGGACCAGCTGCCCTGTGAGGACCCAGTGGGTGGCAGCAGGAGAGCCCCTGTGCTTAGGGTGGGCAATGACACCAGCTGCCTTGCTGACTTTCACCAGCCGCCCTACTGCaacgcccccctccccagccccggaCCTTACAG ggtgAAGTTCCTCCTGCTGGACCCCAGGGGCTCACCCCAGGCCGAGACAAGGTGGTCCGACCCCATCGCTCTCCACCAAG GGAAGTCCCCAGGCTCCATTGATACTTGGCCAGGGCGGCGAAACGGTGACATGATCGTCATAACCTCCATCCTCTCTTCTCTGGCCGGCCTCCTGCTCCTGGCCTTCCTGGCCGCCTCCACCACGCGCTT CTCAAGCCTGTGGTGGCCGGAGGAGGCCCCGGAGCAGCTGCACATCGGCTCCTTCATGGGGAAGCGCTACATGACCCACCACATCCCACCCAGTGAGGCTGCCACCCTGCCCGTGGGCTGTGAGCCTGGTCTGGAACCcctgcccagcctcagcccctAG
- the DTX2 gene encoding probable E3 ubiquitin-protein ligase DTX2 isoform X3, which translates to MAMAPSPSLAQVYTSPVAVAVWEWQDGLGTWHPYSATVCSYIEQQFIQQKGQRFGLGSLAHSIPLGQADPSLAPYIIDLPSWTQFRQDTGTMRAVRRHLFPQHSAPGRGIIWEWLSDDGSWTAYEASVCDYLEQQVARGNQLVDLAPLGYNYTVNYATHTQTNKTSSFCRSVRRQAGPPYPVTTVIAPPGHTGVACSCHQCLNSGGTGPVSGRYRHSMTNLPAYPVPQPPHRTAIVFGAHQAFAPYSKPSLSGARSAPRLNTTNPWGGAPPSLGNQPLYRSSLSHLGPQHQPPGSSSAGGASASLPSGPASSPGSIPATVPVQMPKPSRVQQALAGMTSILMSAIGLPVCLSRAPQPASPPASCLASKSHSSVKRLRKMSMKGGPPKPEPEPELVIKKYTEELKTAPDEDCIICMEKLSVASGYSDVTDSKTIGPMSVGRLAKCSHAFHLLCLLAMYCTGNKDGSLQCPSCKTIYGEKTGTQPRGKMEVFTFQVSLPGHEDCGTILIVYNIPHGIQGPEHPNPGKPFTARGFPRQCYLPDNAQGRKVLELLKVAWKRRLIFTVGTSSTTGETDTVVWNEIHHKTEMDRNVTGHGYPDPNYLQNVLAELAAQGVTEDCLEQQ; encoded by the exons ATGGCCATGGCCCCAAGCCCATCCCTGGCTCAGGTGTACACCAGCCCTGTGGCAGTGGCCGTGTGGGAATGGCAGGATGGGCTGGGCACCTGGCATCCCTACAGTGCCACCGTCTGCAGCTACATCGAGCAGCAGTTTATCCAGCAGAAAGGCCAGCGCtttgggctggggagcctggccCACAGCATCCCCTTAGGTCAAGCTGACCCCTCGCTGGCTCCTTACATCATCGACCTCCCCAGTTGGACACAGTTCCGTCAGGACACTG GCACCATGCGGGCTGTGCGGAGGCACCTGTTTCCCCAGCATTCAGCCCCGGGCCGTGGCATCATCTGGGAGTGGCTGAGTGACGATGGCTCCTGGACGGCATATGAAGCCAGCGTCTGTGACTATCTGGAGCAGCAGGTGGCCAGGGGCAACCAGCTCGTGGACTTGGCTCCCCTGGGGTACAACTACACCGTCAACTATGCCACCCACACACAGACCAACAAGACTTCCAGCTTCTGCCGGAGTGTGCGGCGCCAGGCAGGGCCCCCTTACCCGGTGACCACCGTCATTGCTCCGCCAGGCCACACAGGAGTCGCCTGCTCTTGCCATCAGTGCCTCAATAGTGGTGGAACTGGCCCAGTATCAGGCCGCTACCGCCACTCCATGACCAACCTCCCTGCGtaccctgtcccccagcccccccACAGGACCGCCATTGTTTTTGGGGCTCACCAGGCCTTTGCTCCGTACAGCAAACCCTCACTCTCCGGGGCCAGGTCTGCGCCCAGGCTGAACACCACCAACCCCTGGGGTGGGGCCCCGCCCTCCCTGGGGAACCAGCCCCTCTACCGCTCCAGCCTCTCCCACTTGGGACCACAGCACCAGCCCCCAGGATCGTCCAGTGCCGGTGGAGCCAG tgcctccctccccagcggTCCAGCAAGCAGCCCCGGGAGCATCCCTGCCACGGTACCCGTGCAGATGCCGAAACCCAGCAGGGTCCAGCAAGCCCTCGCAG GCATGACGAGTATTCTGATGTCAGCCATTGGACTCCCCGTGTGTCTTAGCCGCGCACCCCAGCCCGCCAGCCCTCCCGCCTCCTGTCTGGCCTCTAAAAGTCACAGCTCAGTTAAGAGATTGAGGAAAATGTCCATGAAAG GAGGGCCTCCAAAGCCAGAGCCGGAGCCAGAGCTGGTGATAAAAAAGTATACTGAAGAGCTAAAGACAGCCCCAGATGAG GACTGCATCATCTGTATGGAGAAGCTGTCTGTGGCATCCGGGTACAGTGACGTGACCGACAGCAAGACCATCGGGCCCATGTCTGTGGGCCGCCTTGCCAAGTGCAGCCACGCCTTCCACCTGCTCTGCCTGCTGGCCATGTACTGCACTGGGAACAAG GATGGAAGCTTGCAGTGTCCTTCCTGCAAAACCATCTACGGGGAGAAAACTGGGACCCAGCCCCGGGGGAAGATGGAGGTGTTCACGTTCCAGGTGTCCCTTCCCGGTCACGAGGACTGCGGGACAATACTCATAGTCTACAACATCCCCCACGGCATTCAG GGCCCCGAACACCCCAACCCTGGAAAGCCGTTCACTGCCAGAGGGTTTCCCCGCCAGTGCTACCTTCCGGACAATGCCCAGGGCCGCAAG GTCCTGGAGCTGCTGAAGGTGGCCTGGAAGAGGCGGCTTATCTTCACCGTGGGGACGTCCAGCACCACGGGCGAGACGGACACAGTGGTGTGGAACGAGATTCACCACAAGACCGAGATGGACCGCAATGTGACTGGCCACGGCTACCCCGACCCCAACTACCTGCAGAACGTGCTGGCCGAGCTGGCCGCCCAGGGGGTGACCGAGGACTGCCTGGAGCAGCAGTGA
- the DTX2 gene encoding probable E3 ubiquitin-protein ligase DTX2 isoform X2 has protein sequence MAMAPSPSLAQVYTSPVAVAVWEWQDGLGTWHPYSATVCSYIEQQFIQQKGQRFGLGSLAHSIPLGQADPSLAPYIIDLPSWTQFRQDTGTMRAVRRHLFPQHSAPGRGIIWEWLSDDGSWTAYEASVCDYLEQQVARGNQLVDLAPLGYNYTVNYATHTQTNKTSSFCRSVRRQAGPPYPVTTVIAPPGHTGVACSCHQCLNSGGTGPVSGRYRHSMTNLPAYPVPQPPHRTAIVFGAHQAFAPYSKPSLSGARSAPRLNTTNPWGGAPPSLGNQPLYRSSLSHLGPQHQPPGSSSAGGASASLPSGPASSPGSIPATVPVQMPKPSRVQQALAGGPPKPEPEPELVIKKYTEELKTAPDEDCIICMEKLSVASGYSDVTDSKTIGPMSVGRLAKCSHAFHLLCLLAMYCTGNKDGSLQCPSCKTIYGEKTGTQPRGKMEVFTFQVSLPGHEDCGTILIVYNIPHGIQGPEHPNPGKPFTARGFPRQCYLPDNAQGRKVKARPPALCVWARLPVCGPGAAEGGLEEAAYLHRGDVQHHGRDGHSGVERDSPQDRDGPQCDWPRLPRPQLPAERAGRAGRPGGDRGLPGAAVTRGLAGPISTHHAELPLGWAGGKVPFLRGWNVCRGHRWAPPGVGASACLSPSPPLPAQVCVRTAEAGSCACGAQDAATSVLGPLRPSRAALGPQCRGPGRG, from the exons ATGGCCATGGCCCCAAGCCCATCCCTGGCTCAGGTGTACACCAGCCCTGTGGCAGTGGCCGTGTGGGAATGGCAGGATGGGCTGGGCACCTGGCATCCCTACAGTGCCACCGTCTGCAGCTACATCGAGCAGCAGTTTATCCAGCAGAAAGGCCAGCGCtttgggctggggagcctggccCACAGCATCCCCTTAGGTCAAGCTGACCCCTCGCTGGCTCCTTACATCATCGACCTCCCCAGTTGGACACAGTTCCGTCAGGACACTG GCACCATGCGGGCTGTGCGGAGGCACCTGTTTCCCCAGCATTCAGCCCCGGGCCGTGGCATCATCTGGGAGTGGCTGAGTGACGATGGCTCCTGGACGGCATATGAAGCCAGCGTCTGTGACTATCTGGAGCAGCAGGTGGCCAGGGGCAACCAGCTCGTGGACTTGGCTCCCCTGGGGTACAACTACACCGTCAACTATGCCACCCACACACAGACCAACAAGACTTCCAGCTTCTGCCGGAGTGTGCGGCGCCAGGCAGGGCCCCCTTACCCGGTGACCACCGTCATTGCTCCGCCAGGCCACACAGGAGTCGCCTGCTCTTGCCATCAGTGCCTCAATAGTGGTGGAACTGGCCCAGTATCAGGCCGCTACCGCCACTCCATGACCAACCTCCCTGCGtaccctgtcccccagcccccccACAGGACCGCCATTGTTTTTGGGGCTCACCAGGCCTTTGCTCCGTACAGCAAACCCTCACTCTCCGGGGCCAGGTCTGCGCCCAGGCTGAACACCACCAACCCCTGGGGTGGGGCCCCGCCCTCCCTGGGGAACCAGCCCCTCTACCGCTCCAGCCTCTCCCACTTGGGACCACAGCACCAGCCCCCAGGATCGTCCAGTGCCGGTGGAGCCAG tgcctccctccccagcggTCCAGCAAGCAGCCCCGGGAGCATCCCTGCCACGGTACCCGTGCAGATGCCGAAACCCAGCAGGGTCCAGCAAGCCCTCGCAG GAGGGCCTCCAAAGCCAGAGCCGGAGCCAGAGCTGGTGATAAAAAAGTATACTGAAGAGCTAAAGACAGCCCCAGATGAG GACTGCATCATCTGTATGGAGAAGCTGTCTGTGGCATCCGGGTACAGTGACGTGACCGACAGCAAGACCATCGGGCCCATGTCTGTGGGCCGCCTTGCCAAGTGCAGCCACGCCTTCCACCTGCTCTGCCTGCTGGCCATGTACTGCACTGGGAACAAG GATGGAAGCTTGCAGTGTCCTTCCTGCAAAACCATCTACGGGGAGAAAACTGGGACCCAGCCCCGGGGGAAGATGGAGGTGTTCACGTTCCAGGTGTCCCTTCCCGGTCACGAGGACTGCGGGACAATACTCATAGTCTACAACATCCCCCACGGCATTCAG GGCCCCGAACACCCCAACCCTGGAAAGCCGTTCACTGCCAGAGGGTTTCCCCGCCAGTGCTACCTTCCGGACAATGCCCAGGGCCGCAAGGTGAAGGCCCGGCCCCCGGCCCTCTGCGTCTGGGCCCGGCTGCCTGTGTGCG GTCCTGGAGCTGCTGAAGGTGGCCTGGAAGAGGCGGCTTATCTTCACCGTGGGGACGTCCAGCACCACGGGCGAGACGGACACAGTGGTGTGGAACGAGATTCACCACAAGACCGAGATGGACCGCAATGTGACTGGCCACGGCTACCCCGACCCCAACTACCTGCAGAACGTGCTGGCCGAGCTGGCCGCCCAGGGGGTGACCGAGGACTGCCTGGAGCAGCAGTGACCCGCGGCCTGGCTGGTCCTATCTCCACCCACCATGCGGAGCTGCCCCTGGGATGGGCAGGTGGGAAGGTGCCTTTCCTCAGAGGCTGGAATGTTTGTAGGGGGCACAGGTGGGCTCCACCTGGAGTCGGGGCTTCTGCctgcctgtccccctcccctcccctcccggccCAGGTTTGCGTGAGAACAGCCGAGGCTGGGAGTTGTGCTTGTGGGGCTCAGGATGCAGCTACCTCAGTGCTTGGACCGCTCCGTCCATCGCGGGCTGCGTTGGGCCCTCAGTGCCGGGGGCCTGGCAGGGGGTGA
- the UPK3B gene encoding uroplakin-3b isoform X2, translating into MGLPWLLLLVVLVWVQPCRGLATELIPYTPQITAWDLEGKVTATTFSLEQPRCVLDGHASAANTVWLVVAFSNASRDFQNPQTLAEIPASPRLLTDGHYMTLPLTLDQLPCEDPVGGSRRAPVLRVGNDTSCLADFHQPPYCNAPLPSPGPYRVKFLLLDPRGSPQAETRWSDPIALHQGKSPGSIDTWPGRRNGDMIVITSILSSLAGLLLLAFLAASTTRFSSLWWPEEAPEQLHIGSFMGKRYMTHHIPPSEAATLPVGCEPGLEPLPSLSP; encoded by the exons ATGGGCCTCCCCTGGCTGCTGCTGCTCGTGGTGCTGGTCTGGGTCCAGCCCTGCCGGGGTCTGG CCACAGAGCTCATCCCCTACACGCCGCAGATAACAGCCTGGGACCTGGAAGGGAAGGTCACGGCCACCACGTTCTCCCTGGAGCAGCCGCGCTGTGTCCTGGACGGGCACGCCAGTGCTGCCAACACCGTCTGGCTGGTGGTGGCCTTCAGCAACG CCTCCAGGGACTTCCAGAACCCACAGACACTGGCTGAGATCCCAGCCTCCCCAAGGCTGCTGACCGATGGTCACTATATGACACTGCCCCTGACCCTGGACCAGCTGCCCTGTGAGGACCCAGTGGGTGGCAGCAGGAGAGCCCCTGTGCTTAGGGTGGGCAATGACACCAGCTGCCTTGCTGACTTTCACCAGCCGCCCTACTGCaacgcccccctccccagccccggaCCTTACAG ggtgAAGTTCCTCCTGCTGGACCCCAGGGGCTCACCCCAGGCCGAGACAAGGTGGTCCGACCCCATCGCTCTCCACCAAG GGAAGTCCCCAGGCTCCATTGATACTTGGCCAGGGCGGCGAAACGGTGACATGATCGTCATAACCTCCATCCTCTCTTCTCTGGCCGGCCTCCTGCTCCTGGCCTTCCTGGCCGCCTCCACCACGCGCTT CTCAAGCCTGTGGTGGCCGGAGGAGGCCCCGGAGCAGCTGCACATCGGCTCCTTCATGGGGAAGCGCTACATGACCCACCACATCCCACCCAGTGAGGCTGCCACCCTGCCCGTGGGCTGTGAGCCTGGTCTGGAACCcctgcccagcctcagcccctAG
- the DTX2 gene encoding probable E3 ubiquitin-protein ligase DTX2 isoform X1, whose translation MAMAPSPSLAQVYTSPVAVAVWEWQDGLGTWHPYSATVCSYIEQQFIQQKGQRFGLGSLAHSIPLGQADPSLAPYIIDLPSWTQFRQDTGTMRAVRRHLFPQHSAPGRGIIWEWLSDDGSWTAYEASVCDYLEQQVARGNQLVDLAPLGYNYTVNYATHTQTNKTSSFCRSVRRQAGPPYPVTTVIAPPGHTGVACSCHQCLNSGGTGPVSGRYRHSMTNLPAYPVPQPPHRTAIVFGAHQAFAPYSKPSLSGARSAPRLNTTNPWGGAPPSLGNQPLYRSSLSHLGPQHQPPGSSSAGGASASLPSGPASSPGSIPATVPVQMPKPSRVQQALAGMTSILMSAIGLPVCLSRAPQPASPPASCLASKSHSSVKRLRKMSMKGGPPKPEPEPELVIKKYTEELKTAPDEDCIICMEKLSVASGYSDVTDSKTIGPMSVGRLAKCSHAFHLLCLLAMYCTGNKDGSLQCPSCKTIYGEKTGTQPRGKMEVFTFQVSLPGHEDCGTILIVYNIPHGIQGPEHPNPGKPFTARGFPRQCYLPDNAQGRKVKARPPALCVWARLPVCGPGAAEGGLEEAAYLHRGDVQHHGRDGHSGVERDSPQDRDGPQCDWPRLPRPQLPAERAGRAGRPGGDRGLPGAAVTRGLAGPISTHHAELPLGWAGGKVPFLRGWNVCRGHRWAPPGVGASACLSPSPPLPAQVCVRTAEAGSCACGAQDAATSVLGPLRPSRAALGPQCRGPGRG comes from the exons ATGGCCATGGCCCCAAGCCCATCCCTGGCTCAGGTGTACACCAGCCCTGTGGCAGTGGCCGTGTGGGAATGGCAGGATGGGCTGGGCACCTGGCATCCCTACAGTGCCACCGTCTGCAGCTACATCGAGCAGCAGTTTATCCAGCAGAAAGGCCAGCGCtttgggctggggagcctggccCACAGCATCCCCTTAGGTCAAGCTGACCCCTCGCTGGCTCCTTACATCATCGACCTCCCCAGTTGGACACAGTTCCGTCAGGACACTG GCACCATGCGGGCTGTGCGGAGGCACCTGTTTCCCCAGCATTCAGCCCCGGGCCGTGGCATCATCTGGGAGTGGCTGAGTGACGATGGCTCCTGGACGGCATATGAAGCCAGCGTCTGTGACTATCTGGAGCAGCAGGTGGCCAGGGGCAACCAGCTCGTGGACTTGGCTCCCCTGGGGTACAACTACACCGTCAACTATGCCACCCACACACAGACCAACAAGACTTCCAGCTTCTGCCGGAGTGTGCGGCGCCAGGCAGGGCCCCCTTACCCGGTGACCACCGTCATTGCTCCGCCAGGCCACACAGGAGTCGCCTGCTCTTGCCATCAGTGCCTCAATAGTGGTGGAACTGGCCCAGTATCAGGCCGCTACCGCCACTCCATGACCAACCTCCCTGCGtaccctgtcccccagcccccccACAGGACCGCCATTGTTTTTGGGGCTCACCAGGCCTTTGCTCCGTACAGCAAACCCTCACTCTCCGGGGCCAGGTCTGCGCCCAGGCTGAACACCACCAACCCCTGGGGTGGGGCCCCGCCCTCCCTGGGGAACCAGCCCCTCTACCGCTCCAGCCTCTCCCACTTGGGACCACAGCACCAGCCCCCAGGATCGTCCAGTGCCGGTGGAGCCAG tgcctccctccccagcggTCCAGCAAGCAGCCCCGGGAGCATCCCTGCCACGGTACCCGTGCAGATGCCGAAACCCAGCAGGGTCCAGCAAGCCCTCGCAG GCATGACGAGTATTCTGATGTCAGCCATTGGACTCCCCGTGTGTCTTAGCCGCGCACCCCAGCCCGCCAGCCCTCCCGCCTCCTGTCTGGCCTCTAAAAGTCACAGCTCAGTTAAGAGATTGAGGAAAATGTCCATGAAAG GAGGGCCTCCAAAGCCAGAGCCGGAGCCAGAGCTGGTGATAAAAAAGTATACTGAAGAGCTAAAGACAGCCCCAGATGAG GACTGCATCATCTGTATGGAGAAGCTGTCTGTGGCATCCGGGTACAGTGACGTGACCGACAGCAAGACCATCGGGCCCATGTCTGTGGGCCGCCTTGCCAAGTGCAGCCACGCCTTCCACCTGCTCTGCCTGCTGGCCATGTACTGCACTGGGAACAAG GATGGAAGCTTGCAGTGTCCTTCCTGCAAAACCATCTACGGGGAGAAAACTGGGACCCAGCCCCGGGGGAAGATGGAGGTGTTCACGTTCCAGGTGTCCCTTCCCGGTCACGAGGACTGCGGGACAATACTCATAGTCTACAACATCCCCCACGGCATTCAG GGCCCCGAACACCCCAACCCTGGAAAGCCGTTCACTGCCAGAGGGTTTCCCCGCCAGTGCTACCTTCCGGACAATGCCCAGGGCCGCAAGGTGAAGGCCCGGCCCCCGGCCCTCTGCGTCTGGGCCCGGCTGCCTGTGTGCG GTCCTGGAGCTGCTGAAGGTGGCCTGGAAGAGGCGGCTTATCTTCACCGTGGGGACGTCCAGCACCACGGGCGAGACGGACACAGTGGTGTGGAACGAGATTCACCACAAGACCGAGATGGACCGCAATGTGACTGGCCACGGCTACCCCGACCCCAACTACCTGCAGAACGTGCTGGCCGAGCTGGCCGCCCAGGGGGTGACCGAGGACTGCCTGGAGCAGCAGTGACCCGCGGCCTGGCTGGTCCTATCTCCACCCACCATGCGGAGCTGCCCCTGGGATGGGCAGGTGGGAAGGTGCCTTTCCTCAGAGGCTGGAATGTTTGTAGGGGGCACAGGTGGGCTCCACCTGGAGTCGGGGCTTCTGCctgcctgtccccctcccctcccctcccggccCAGGTTTGCGTGAGAACAGCCGAGGCTGGGAGTTGTGCTTGTGGGGCTCAGGATGCAGCTACCTCAGTGCTTGGACCGCTCCGTCCATCGCGGGCTGCGTTGGGCCCTCAGTGCCGGGGGCCTGGCAGGGGGTGA
- the DTX2 gene encoding probable E3 ubiquitin-protein ligase DTX2 isoform X4, with product MAMAPSPSLAQVYTSPVAVAVWEWQDGLGTWHPYSATVCSYIEQQFIQQKGQRFGLGSLAHSIPLGQADPSLAPYIIDLPSWTQFRQDTGTMRAVRRHLFPQHSAPGRGIIWEWLSDDGSWTAYEASVCDYLEQQVARGNQLVDLAPLGYNYTVNYATHTQTNKTSSFCRSVRRQAGPPYPVTTVIAPPGHTGVACSCHQCLNSGGTGPVSGRYRHSMTNLPAYPVPQPPHRTAIVFGAHQAFAPYSKPSLSGARSAPRLNTTNPWGGAPPSLGNQPLYRSSLSHLGPQHQPPGSSSAGGASASLPSGPASSPGSIPATVPVQMPKPSRVQQALAGGPPKPEPEPELVIKKYTEELKTAPDEDCIICMEKLSVASGYSDVTDSKTIGPMSVGRLAKCSHAFHLLCLLAMYCTGNKDGSLQCPSCKTIYGEKTGTQPRGKMEVFTFQVSLPGHEDCGTILIVYNIPHGIQGPEHPNPGKPFTARGFPRQCYLPDNAQGRKVLELLKVAWKRRLIFTVGTSSTTGETDTVVWNEIHHKTEMDRNVTGHGYPDPNYLQNVLAELAAQGVTEDCLEQQ from the exons ATGGCCATGGCCCCAAGCCCATCCCTGGCTCAGGTGTACACCAGCCCTGTGGCAGTGGCCGTGTGGGAATGGCAGGATGGGCTGGGCACCTGGCATCCCTACAGTGCCACCGTCTGCAGCTACATCGAGCAGCAGTTTATCCAGCAGAAAGGCCAGCGCtttgggctggggagcctggccCACAGCATCCCCTTAGGTCAAGCTGACCCCTCGCTGGCTCCTTACATCATCGACCTCCCCAGTTGGACACAGTTCCGTCAGGACACTG GCACCATGCGGGCTGTGCGGAGGCACCTGTTTCCCCAGCATTCAGCCCCGGGCCGTGGCATCATCTGGGAGTGGCTGAGTGACGATGGCTCCTGGACGGCATATGAAGCCAGCGTCTGTGACTATCTGGAGCAGCAGGTGGCCAGGGGCAACCAGCTCGTGGACTTGGCTCCCCTGGGGTACAACTACACCGTCAACTATGCCACCCACACACAGACCAACAAGACTTCCAGCTTCTGCCGGAGTGTGCGGCGCCAGGCAGGGCCCCCTTACCCGGTGACCACCGTCATTGCTCCGCCAGGCCACACAGGAGTCGCCTGCTCTTGCCATCAGTGCCTCAATAGTGGTGGAACTGGCCCAGTATCAGGCCGCTACCGCCACTCCATGACCAACCTCCCTGCGtaccctgtcccccagcccccccACAGGACCGCCATTGTTTTTGGGGCTCACCAGGCCTTTGCTCCGTACAGCAAACCCTCACTCTCCGGGGCCAGGTCTGCGCCCAGGCTGAACACCACCAACCCCTGGGGTGGGGCCCCGCCCTCCCTGGGGAACCAGCCCCTCTACCGCTCCAGCCTCTCCCACTTGGGACCACAGCACCAGCCCCCAGGATCGTCCAGTGCCGGTGGAGCCAG tgcctccctccccagcggTCCAGCAAGCAGCCCCGGGAGCATCCCTGCCACGGTACCCGTGCAGATGCCGAAACCCAGCAGGGTCCAGCAAGCCCTCGCAG GAGGGCCTCCAAAGCCAGAGCCGGAGCCAGAGCTGGTGATAAAAAAGTATACTGAAGAGCTAAAGACAGCCCCAGATGAG GACTGCATCATCTGTATGGAGAAGCTGTCTGTGGCATCCGGGTACAGTGACGTGACCGACAGCAAGACCATCGGGCCCATGTCTGTGGGCCGCCTTGCCAAGTGCAGCCACGCCTTCCACCTGCTCTGCCTGCTGGCCATGTACTGCACTGGGAACAAG GATGGAAGCTTGCAGTGTCCTTCCTGCAAAACCATCTACGGGGAGAAAACTGGGACCCAGCCCCGGGGGAAGATGGAGGTGTTCACGTTCCAGGTGTCCCTTCCCGGTCACGAGGACTGCGGGACAATACTCATAGTCTACAACATCCCCCACGGCATTCAG GGCCCCGAACACCCCAACCCTGGAAAGCCGTTCACTGCCAGAGGGTTTCCCCGCCAGTGCTACCTTCCGGACAATGCCCAGGGCCGCAAG GTCCTGGAGCTGCTGAAGGTGGCCTGGAAGAGGCGGCTTATCTTCACCGTGGGGACGTCCAGCACCACGGGCGAGACGGACACAGTGGTGTGGAACGAGATTCACCACAAGACCGAGATGGACCGCAATGTGACTGGCCACGGCTACCCCGACCCCAACTACCTGCAGAACGTGCTGGCCGAGCTGGCCGCCCAGGGGGTGACCGAGGACTGCCTGGAGCAGCAGTGA
- the UPK3B gene encoding uroplakin-3b isoform X3, which produces MGLPWLLLLVVLVWVQPCRGLELIPYTPQITAWDLEGKVTATTFSLEQPRCVLDGHASAANTVWLVVAFSNASRDFQNPQTLAEIPASPRLLTDGHYMTLPLTLDQLPCEDPVGGSRRAPVLRVGNDTSCLADFHQPPYCNAPLPSPGPYRVKFLLLDPRGSPQAETRWSDPIALHQGKSPGSIDTWPGRRNGDMIVITSILSSLAGLLLLAFLAASTTRFSSLWWPEEAPEQLHIGSFMGKRYMTHHIPPSEAATLPVGCEPGLEPLPSLSP; this is translated from the exons ATGGGCCTCCCCTGGCTGCTGCTGCTCGTGGTGCTGGTCTGGGTCCAGCCCTGCCGGGGTCTGG AGCTCATCCCCTACACGCCGCAGATAACAGCCTGGGACCTGGAAGGGAAGGTCACGGCCACCACGTTCTCCCTGGAGCAGCCGCGCTGTGTCCTGGACGGGCACGCCAGTGCTGCCAACACCGTCTGGCTGGTGGTGGCCTTCAGCAACG CCTCCAGGGACTTCCAGAACCCACAGACACTGGCTGAGATCCCAGCCTCCCCAAGGCTGCTGACCGATGGTCACTATATGACACTGCCCCTGACCCTGGACCAGCTGCCCTGTGAGGACCCAGTGGGTGGCAGCAGGAGAGCCCCTGTGCTTAGGGTGGGCAATGACACCAGCTGCCTTGCTGACTTTCACCAGCCGCCCTACTGCaacgcccccctccccagccccggaCCTTACAG ggtgAAGTTCCTCCTGCTGGACCCCAGGGGCTCACCCCAGGCCGAGACAAGGTGGTCCGACCCCATCGCTCTCCACCAAG GGAAGTCCCCAGGCTCCATTGATACTTGGCCAGGGCGGCGAAACGGTGACATGATCGTCATAACCTCCATCCTCTCTTCTCTGGCCGGCCTCCTGCTCCTGGCCTTCCTGGCCGCCTCCACCACGCGCTT CTCAAGCCTGTGGTGGCCGGAGGAGGCCCCGGAGCAGCTGCACATCGGCTCCTTCATGGGGAAGCGCTACATGACCCACCACATCCCACCCAGTGAGGCTGCCACCCTGCCCGTGGGCTGTGAGCCTGGTCTGGAACCcctgcccagcctcagcccctAG